In Nyctibius grandis isolate bNycGra1 chromosome 6, bNycGra1.pri, whole genome shotgun sequence, a single genomic region encodes these proteins:
- the PRKG2 gene encoding cGMP-dependent protein kinase 2 isoform X1, giving the protein MGNGSVKPKHLRRPDRHVANLPIGCAGNHKFLKDPGLDINVINGQADVLCSRVLELEKELERKDQELQESQSCVAELQEQLAMQAKVIAELTKELQSKCIQLNKLQDVVSTQGEPSLQPSPFKVSSRIQVFANRRRGAKEGVSAEPTTRLYDLNGQAMFSFEKARVRKDSSEKKLIMDALNKNQFLKRLEPHQIRDMVECMYERTFQQGSYVIRQGEPGNHIFVLKEGSLEVFQENKLLSSIPVWAAFGELAILYNCTRTASVKAITNVKTWALDREVFQNIMRVTAQTRQEQYRNFLRSVSLLKNLPEDKLTKIMDCLEVEYYDKGDYVIREGEEGNTFFIIAKGKVIVTQSTADHSQPQLIKNLHKGDYFGEKALISDDVRSANVIADEDNVECLVIDRETFNQTVGTYEELQTYLEGYVANLAQADEKRHAKGRSFCGQLTKEVSLEMIELKKKVAQFPPSPFQNLEVVTTLGVGGFGRVELVKVKNENMAFAMKCIKKKHVVDTKQQEHIYSEKKILEQICSPFIVRLYRTFKDSKYVYMLLEACLGGELWSLLRDRGSFDEATTKFCIGCVTEAFDYLHHIGIIYRDLKPENLILDAEGYIKLVDFGFAKKIGSGQKTWTFCGTPEYVAPEVILSKGHDFSVDFWSLGILVYELLTGSPPFSGADQMLTYNLILKGIEKLDFPKIITRRPEDLIRRLCRQNPTERLGNLRNGINDIRKHRWLSGFNWDGLKVRKLTSPLKREVSGPTDYSYFDSYPPEEGMPPDELSGWDKDF; this is encoded by the exons ATGGGGAATGGATCAGTGAAACCCAAGCATCTGAGGCGGCCGGATAGACATGTAGCAAACCTCCCTATTGGCTGTGCTGGCAACCATAAGTTTTTGAAGGACCCAGGTCTAGACATCAATGTGATCAATGGGCAAGCTGATGTTCTTTGCAGCAGGGTGCTTGAACTGGAAAAGGAGCTGGAGAGAAAAGATCAAGAGTTGCAAGAGAGTCAAAGTTGTGTTGCTGAGCTTCAGGAACAGCTGGCTATGCAGGCTAAGGTCATAGCAGAACTCACTAAGGAACTTCAGAGCAAGTGTATACAGTTGAACAAGCTGCAGGATGTTGTTAGCACTCAAGGAGAGCCTTctcttcagccttctccatTTAAAGTGTCTTCAAGGATTCAAGTCTTTGCCAATAGGAGGAGAGGAGCCAAGGAAGGTGTATCTGCAGAGCCCACGACACGGCTGTATGATTTGAACGGGCAAGctatgttttcctttgaaaaagcGAGAGTCCGAAAGGATTCCAG TGAGAAGAAGCTTATCATGGATGCCCTgaataaaaatcagttcttGAAGAGACTGGAGCCTCACCAGATCCGAGATATGGTGGAATGTATGTATGAAAGGACTTTCCAGCAAGGGAGCTATGTCATCAGACAGGGAGAGCCAGGCAATCACATTTTTGTGCTCAAAG AGGGCAGTCTGGAAGTCTTTCAGGAGAATAAACTACTCTCCTCGATACCTGTGTGGGCGGCATTTGGTGAACTGGCCATTTTATACAACTGCACACGGACAGCCTCTGTGAAAG caaTCACCAATGTTAAAACATGGGCATTGGACAGAGAAGTGTTTCAAAATATCATGAGGGTGACAGCACAAACAAGACAAGAGCAATACAGAAACTTCCTTAGAAG TGTGTCCCTGTTGAAAAACTTACCTGAAGATAAATTAACCAAGATCATGGACTGCCTGGAGGTG GAGTACTATGACAAGGGAGATTATGTTATTcgggaaggagaagaaggaaatacCTTCTTTATAATAGCAAAAGGAAAG GTGATAGTTACCCAGAGTACTGCAGATCACTCGCAGCCTCAGCTGATTAAAAATCTACATAAAGGAGATTACTTTGGAGAAAAGGCTCTTATTAG TGATGATGTCAGATCAGCAAACGTTATTGCAGATGAAGACAATGTGGAGTGCCTCGTTATAGATAGAGA GACATTTAATCAAACTGTTGGAACTTATGAGGAACTCCAAACTTACCTTGAAGGTTATGTGGCTAATCTGGCCCAGGCTGATGAAAAGCGACATGCAAA AGGAAGATCCTTCTGTGGACAGTTGACCAAAGAGGTGTCTCTGGAGATGATagagctgaagaagaaagtaGCCCagttccctccttccccattcCAGAATTTAGAAGTTGTCACAACTCTGGGTGTTGGTGGGTTCGGAAGGGTTGAGCTt GttaaagtgaaaaatgagaACATGGCTTTTGCTATGAAGTGTATAAAGAAGAAACACGTAGTGGACACCAAACAACAAGAGCATATCtattctgagaagaaaatccTTGAGCAGATATGTTCTCCATTCATTGTAAG ACTATATCGCACATTCAAAGATAGTAAGTATGTATACATGCTACTGGAGGCTTGCCTTGGAGGGGAATTATGGAGCTTGCTGAGAGACAG AGGCAGCTTTGATGAAGCCACTACCAAGTTCTGTATTGGGTGTGTGACAGAGGCTTTTGACTATCTACATCACATAGGAATTATCTACAGAGACCTGAAgccagaaaatttaattttggatGCTGAAGGATATATAAAACTG GTTGATTTTGGATTTGCAAAGAAGATCGGATCAGGGCAGAAAACCTGGACCTTTTGTGGAACCCCTGAGTATGTTGCCCCTGAAGTCATTCTGAGTAAAGGCCATGACTTCAGTGTGGATTTTTGGTCCCTTGGGATTCTTGTGTATGAACTTCTTACTGGCAG tcCACCATTCTCTGGGGCTGATCAAATGCTGACATATAATTTGATTCTCAAAGGCATTGAAAAGCTGGattttcctaaaataataaCAAGGCGGCCTGAAGATTTGATCCGCAGACTCTGCAG gcaaaaccCTACAGAAAGATTAGGCAATTTGAGGAATGGAATTAACGACATCAGGAAGCACAG gTGGTTGAGTGGTTTTAACTGGGATGGTCTGAAAGTGAGGAAATTAACATCGCCTTTAAAAAGAGAG GTGTCTGGACCGACTGATTACAGCTACTTTGACAGCTATCCACCTGAAGAGGGAATGCCTCCAGATGAACTTTCAGGCTGGGACAAGGatttctga
- the PRKG2 gene encoding cGMP-dependent protein kinase 2 isoform X2, with the protein MGNGSVKPKHLRRPDRHVANLPIGSDVLCSRVLELEKELERKDQELQESQSCVAELQEQLAMQAKVIAELTKELQSKCIQLNKLQDVVSTQGEPSLQPSPFKVSSRIQVFANRRRGAKEGVSAEPTTRLYDLNGQAMFSFEKARVRKDSSEKKLIMDALNKNQFLKRLEPHQIRDMVECMYERTFQQGSYVIRQGEPGNHIFVLKEGSLEVFQENKLLSSIPVWAAFGELAILYNCTRTASVKAITNVKTWALDREVFQNIMRVTAQTRQEQYRNFLRSVSLLKNLPEDKLTKIMDCLEVEYYDKGDYVIREGEEGNTFFIIAKGKVIVTQSTADHSQPQLIKNLHKGDYFGEKALISDDVRSANVIADEDNVECLVIDRETFNQTVGTYEELQTYLEGYVANLAQADEKRHAKGRSFCGQLTKEVSLEMIELKKKVAQFPPSPFQNLEVVTTLGVGGFGRVELVKVKNENMAFAMKCIKKKHVVDTKQQEHIYSEKKILEQICSPFIVRLYRTFKDSKYVYMLLEACLGGELWSLLRDRGSFDEATTKFCIGCVTEAFDYLHHIGIIYRDLKPENLILDAEGYIKLVDFGFAKKIGSGQKTWTFCGTPEYVAPEVILSKGHDFSVDFWSLGILVYELLTGSPPFSGADQMLTYNLILKGIEKLDFPKIITRRPEDLIRRLCRQNPTERLGNLRNGINDIRKHRWLSGFNWDGLKVRKLTSPLKREVSGPTDYSYFDSYPPEEGMPPDELSGWDKDF; encoded by the exons ATGGGGAATGGATCAGTGAAACCCAAGCATCTGAGGCGGCCGGATAGACATGTAGCAAACCTCCCTATTGGCT CTGATGTTCTTTGCAGCAGGGTGCTTGAACTGGAAAAGGAGCTGGAGAGAAAAGATCAAGAGTTGCAAGAGAGTCAAAGTTGTGTTGCTGAGCTTCAGGAACAGCTGGCTATGCAGGCTAAGGTCATAGCAGAACTCACTAAGGAACTTCAGAGCAAGTGTATACAGTTGAACAAGCTGCAGGATGTTGTTAGCACTCAAGGAGAGCCTTctcttcagccttctccatTTAAAGTGTCTTCAAGGATTCAAGTCTTTGCCAATAGGAGGAGAGGAGCCAAGGAAGGTGTATCTGCAGAGCCCACGACACGGCTGTATGATTTGAACGGGCAAGctatgttttcctttgaaaaagcGAGAGTCCGAAAGGATTCCAG TGAGAAGAAGCTTATCATGGATGCCCTgaataaaaatcagttcttGAAGAGACTGGAGCCTCACCAGATCCGAGATATGGTGGAATGTATGTATGAAAGGACTTTCCAGCAAGGGAGCTATGTCATCAGACAGGGAGAGCCAGGCAATCACATTTTTGTGCTCAAAG AGGGCAGTCTGGAAGTCTTTCAGGAGAATAAACTACTCTCCTCGATACCTGTGTGGGCGGCATTTGGTGAACTGGCCATTTTATACAACTGCACACGGACAGCCTCTGTGAAAG caaTCACCAATGTTAAAACATGGGCATTGGACAGAGAAGTGTTTCAAAATATCATGAGGGTGACAGCACAAACAAGACAAGAGCAATACAGAAACTTCCTTAGAAG TGTGTCCCTGTTGAAAAACTTACCTGAAGATAAATTAACCAAGATCATGGACTGCCTGGAGGTG GAGTACTATGACAAGGGAGATTATGTTATTcgggaaggagaagaaggaaatacCTTCTTTATAATAGCAAAAGGAAAG GTGATAGTTACCCAGAGTACTGCAGATCACTCGCAGCCTCAGCTGATTAAAAATCTACATAAAGGAGATTACTTTGGAGAAAAGGCTCTTATTAG TGATGATGTCAGATCAGCAAACGTTATTGCAGATGAAGACAATGTGGAGTGCCTCGTTATAGATAGAGA GACATTTAATCAAACTGTTGGAACTTATGAGGAACTCCAAACTTACCTTGAAGGTTATGTGGCTAATCTGGCCCAGGCTGATGAAAAGCGACATGCAAA AGGAAGATCCTTCTGTGGACAGTTGACCAAAGAGGTGTCTCTGGAGATGATagagctgaagaagaaagtaGCCCagttccctccttccccattcCAGAATTTAGAAGTTGTCACAACTCTGGGTGTTGGTGGGTTCGGAAGGGTTGAGCTt GttaaagtgaaaaatgagaACATGGCTTTTGCTATGAAGTGTATAAAGAAGAAACACGTAGTGGACACCAAACAACAAGAGCATATCtattctgagaagaaaatccTTGAGCAGATATGTTCTCCATTCATTGTAAG ACTATATCGCACATTCAAAGATAGTAAGTATGTATACATGCTACTGGAGGCTTGCCTTGGAGGGGAATTATGGAGCTTGCTGAGAGACAG AGGCAGCTTTGATGAAGCCACTACCAAGTTCTGTATTGGGTGTGTGACAGAGGCTTTTGACTATCTACATCACATAGGAATTATCTACAGAGACCTGAAgccagaaaatttaattttggatGCTGAAGGATATATAAAACTG GTTGATTTTGGATTTGCAAAGAAGATCGGATCAGGGCAGAAAACCTGGACCTTTTGTGGAACCCCTGAGTATGTTGCCCCTGAAGTCATTCTGAGTAAAGGCCATGACTTCAGTGTGGATTTTTGGTCCCTTGGGATTCTTGTGTATGAACTTCTTACTGGCAG tcCACCATTCTCTGGGGCTGATCAAATGCTGACATATAATTTGATTCTCAAAGGCATTGAAAAGCTGGattttcctaaaataataaCAAGGCGGCCTGAAGATTTGATCCGCAGACTCTGCAG gcaaaaccCTACAGAAAGATTAGGCAATTTGAGGAATGGAATTAACGACATCAGGAAGCACAG gTGGTTGAGTGGTTTTAACTGGGATGGTCTGAAAGTGAGGAAATTAACATCGCCTTTAAAAAGAGAG GTGTCTGGACCGACTGATTACAGCTACTTTGACAGCTATCCACCTGAAGAGGGAATGCCTCCAGATGAACTTTCAGGCTGGGACAAGGatttctga
- the PRKG2 gene encoding cGMP-dependent protein kinase 2 isoform X3 — protein sequence MGNGSVKPKHLRRPDRHVANLPIGSDVLCSRVLELEKELERKDQELQESQSCVAELQEQLAMQAKVIAELTKELQSKCIQLNKLQDVVSTQGEPSLQPSPFKVSSRIQVFANRRRGAKEGVSAEPTTRLYDLNGQAMFSFEKARVRKDSSEKKLIMDALNKNQFLKRLEPHQIRDMVECMYERTFQQGSYVIRQGEPGNHIFVLKEGSLEVFQENKLLSSIPVWAAFGELAILYNCTRTASVKAITNVKTWALDREVFQNIMRVTAQTRQEQYRNFLRSVSLLKNLPEDKLTKIMDCLEVEYYDKGDYVIREGEEGNTFFIIAKGKVIVTQSTADHSQPQLIKNLHKGDYFGEKALISDDVRSANVIADEDNVECLVIDRETFNQTVGTYEELQTYLEGYVANLAQADEKRHAKGRSFCGQLTKEVSLEMIELKKKVKVKNENMAFAMKCIKKKHVVDTKQQEHIYSEKKILEQICSPFIVRLYRTFKDSKYVYMLLEACLGGELWSLLRDRGSFDEATTKFCIGCVTEAFDYLHHIGIIYRDLKPENLILDAEGYIKLVDFGFAKKIGSGQKTWTFCGTPEYVAPEVILSKGHDFSVDFWSLGILVYELLTGSPPFSGADQMLTYNLILKGIEKLDFPKIITRRPEDLIRRLCRQNPTERLGNLRNGINDIRKHRWLSGFNWDGLKVRKLTSPLKREVSGPTDYSYFDSYPPEEGMPPDELSGWDKDF from the exons ATGGGGAATGGATCAGTGAAACCCAAGCATCTGAGGCGGCCGGATAGACATGTAGCAAACCTCCCTATTGGCT CTGATGTTCTTTGCAGCAGGGTGCTTGAACTGGAAAAGGAGCTGGAGAGAAAAGATCAAGAGTTGCAAGAGAGTCAAAGTTGTGTTGCTGAGCTTCAGGAACAGCTGGCTATGCAGGCTAAGGTCATAGCAGAACTCACTAAGGAACTTCAGAGCAAGTGTATACAGTTGAACAAGCTGCAGGATGTTGTTAGCACTCAAGGAGAGCCTTctcttcagccttctccatTTAAAGTGTCTTCAAGGATTCAAGTCTTTGCCAATAGGAGGAGAGGAGCCAAGGAAGGTGTATCTGCAGAGCCCACGACACGGCTGTATGATTTGAACGGGCAAGctatgttttcctttgaaaaagcGAGAGTCCGAAAGGATTCCAG TGAGAAGAAGCTTATCATGGATGCCCTgaataaaaatcagttcttGAAGAGACTGGAGCCTCACCAGATCCGAGATATGGTGGAATGTATGTATGAAAGGACTTTCCAGCAAGGGAGCTATGTCATCAGACAGGGAGAGCCAGGCAATCACATTTTTGTGCTCAAAG AGGGCAGTCTGGAAGTCTTTCAGGAGAATAAACTACTCTCCTCGATACCTGTGTGGGCGGCATTTGGTGAACTGGCCATTTTATACAACTGCACACGGACAGCCTCTGTGAAAG caaTCACCAATGTTAAAACATGGGCATTGGACAGAGAAGTGTTTCAAAATATCATGAGGGTGACAGCACAAACAAGACAAGAGCAATACAGAAACTTCCTTAGAAG TGTGTCCCTGTTGAAAAACTTACCTGAAGATAAATTAACCAAGATCATGGACTGCCTGGAGGTG GAGTACTATGACAAGGGAGATTATGTTATTcgggaaggagaagaaggaaatacCTTCTTTATAATAGCAAAAGGAAAG GTGATAGTTACCCAGAGTACTGCAGATCACTCGCAGCCTCAGCTGATTAAAAATCTACATAAAGGAGATTACTTTGGAGAAAAGGCTCTTATTAG TGATGATGTCAGATCAGCAAACGTTATTGCAGATGAAGACAATGTGGAGTGCCTCGTTATAGATAGAGA GACATTTAATCAAACTGTTGGAACTTATGAGGAACTCCAAACTTACCTTGAAGGTTATGTGGCTAATCTGGCCCAGGCTGATGAAAAGCGACATGCAAA AGGAAGATCCTTCTGTGGACAGTTGACCAAAGAGGTGTCTCTGGAGATGATagagctgaagaagaaa GttaaagtgaaaaatgagaACATGGCTTTTGCTATGAAGTGTATAAAGAAGAAACACGTAGTGGACACCAAACAACAAGAGCATATCtattctgagaagaaaatccTTGAGCAGATATGTTCTCCATTCATTGTAAG ACTATATCGCACATTCAAAGATAGTAAGTATGTATACATGCTACTGGAGGCTTGCCTTGGAGGGGAATTATGGAGCTTGCTGAGAGACAG AGGCAGCTTTGATGAAGCCACTACCAAGTTCTGTATTGGGTGTGTGACAGAGGCTTTTGACTATCTACATCACATAGGAATTATCTACAGAGACCTGAAgccagaaaatttaattttggatGCTGAAGGATATATAAAACTG GTTGATTTTGGATTTGCAAAGAAGATCGGATCAGGGCAGAAAACCTGGACCTTTTGTGGAACCCCTGAGTATGTTGCCCCTGAAGTCATTCTGAGTAAAGGCCATGACTTCAGTGTGGATTTTTGGTCCCTTGGGATTCTTGTGTATGAACTTCTTACTGGCAG tcCACCATTCTCTGGGGCTGATCAAATGCTGACATATAATTTGATTCTCAAAGGCATTGAAAAGCTGGattttcctaaaataataaCAAGGCGGCCTGAAGATTTGATCCGCAGACTCTGCAG gcaaaaccCTACAGAAAGATTAGGCAATTTGAGGAATGGAATTAACGACATCAGGAAGCACAG gTGGTTGAGTGGTTTTAACTGGGATGGTCTGAAAGTGAGGAAATTAACATCGCCTTTAAAAAGAGAG GTGTCTGGACCGACTGATTACAGCTACTTTGACAGCTATCCACCTGAAGAGGGAATGCCTCCAGATGAACTTTCAGGCTGGGACAAGGatttctga